The DNA window TTCTCAGTACGCTGGACTTTGGCCTTCATCAGGTAAATAAGCCGGATAAAATTAAAAAAATAGAGCAGTATATCCAACCGGGTATACTGCTTTTTTATGTTGAAATGATAAGATAAAACTCTATTGTACCTCAGTTTTTATTTTATTCGGATCTATTAAAAAATGATAAATCCCGCTGATGAACCATTCGCATTCAAAGATCTTCACTCCCAAACTTTCTCACACTCAAACTCTCAAACTCCACTCCCGAACTGCTCAATTTTATTCCTATTTTATTATCTTTGTTCATTATAGAAAATATGGACGCAACACAAGATAAAAGGCTCTTTCTCATCGATGCTTATGCGATGATCTTCAGAGGATATTACGCATTGATCAGAAACCCGAGACTTACCAGCAAAGGATTGGACACTTCTGCTATTTTTGGGTTTACCAACTCTTTGATTGAATTAATCAGAAGAGAAAAACCTACTCATTTAGCGGTTGTTTTTGATGTTGGACAGGCAAGCGTAAGAACTGATGATTATTCAGAATATAAAGCCAACAGAAGTGAAACCCCTGAAGCTATCAAAATTGCTGTTCCATACATTCACAAAATTTTGCAGGCGATGCATATTCCGATTTTAGGAGTGGAAGGTTATGAAGCAGATGACGTGATAGGAACTATAGCCTGCAAGGCAGAAAAGGAAGGCTACACCACATTTATGGTAACTCCCGATAAAGACTTTGCACAGCTGGTTACCGACAAAATCAAAATCTATAAACCAGGCTTAAAAGGTGGGGATATAGAAATCTTGGGGGTAGATGAGGTTAAAGCAAAATATGAAATCGAAGATCCTAAACAGGTTATTGATTTCCTTGCAATGATGGGAGATGCAGTGGATAATATTCCCGGACTGGAAGGTGTAGGAGAGAAAACGGCGATGAAGTTCCTTAAAGAATTCGGTAATATTGAAACCTTACTGGCCAACACAGATAAACTGAAAGGGAAACTGAAAGAGAAAGTGGAAGCTTCAGCGGAACGTGGAATTTTGTCCAAAAAATTGGCAACCATTATTTGTGATGTTCCCGTAGAATTCCATCAGGAACAATATGATCTTGAAACTCCCGATTTTGAAAAAGTAAAAGAAGTCTTTGATGAAATTGAATTCAGAAGATTGTATGAAAACCTGTACAGAGCTTTTGCACCTGCACCAACGGAAACCCTTGTGGTAAGTGAGGTGGAGGTAAAACAAACTCCAACAGGTACTGAAGTGAAAGGACAGGTGATGCAGCTTGATCTTTTTGCCAATTTCGAAGAACTGGATCAGGCGACTTCAACAAAATCTTCAATTGACCATAATGATCACCTATACCAGTTTATCAACAACCCGAAAGCTCAGAAAAAGCTGGTTGATAACCTGCTGCAACAAAAAGTAGTTTGTTTTGATACAGAAACGACTTCATTAAACGAGTTGGAAGCAGAACTGGTGGGAATGAGTTTTTCTTATAAAAAAGGACTTGCCTACTACATCCCATTGTCGGAAGACAGGGGCGAAGTCTTGCAAACGCTTGAAATTTTCAGACCCTTTTTCGAGAAAGAAGAGGTTTTGAAAGTAGCTCATAACTTAAAATTCGATTATAAAATTTTAAAACAATATGACATCACTGTAAAAGGTGCAATGTTTGACACGATGATTGCCCATTACCTGTTGAATCCGGACGGAAGACACGGTATGGATTATCTTTCAGAAGTATATTTGAATTACAAACCGGTTTCCATTGAAACAATCATTGGAAAAAAAGGAAAAAATCAGGGAACTTTCAGAGATGCTGATCTTAGAACGCAGACAGATTACGCTGCAGAGGATGCAGATGTTACTTTCCAGTTGTATGAATTATTTGCTCCCCAGTTGAAAAAAGAAAATCTGGAGGAACTTTTCTACAATATCGAAATGCCTCTGATGGAAGTATTGGCAAAAATGGAACTGGCAGGAATTTCCCTTGACGAAAAATGGCTGGCACAGGAGAGTGTAGACCTGGAAAATGATCTCAGACAATTGGAATCCAAGATTTTTGAACTATCAGGTGAAGAATTCAATATGAACTCTCCAAAGCAATTGGGAGAAATTTTGTTTGAAAAAATGCAGCTTGATCCCAAAGCAAAAAAGACAAAAACCGGGCAATATGCAACCTCAGAAGATGTACTCCAGAAACTCTCTTCAAAACATGAGATTA is part of the Chryseobacterium lactis genome and encodes:
- the polA gene encoding DNA polymerase I, which codes for MDATQDKRLFLIDAYAMIFRGYYALIRNPRLTSKGLDTSAIFGFTNSLIELIRREKPTHLAVVFDVGQASVRTDDYSEYKANRSETPEAIKIAVPYIHKILQAMHIPILGVEGYEADDVIGTIACKAEKEGYTTFMVTPDKDFAQLVTDKIKIYKPGLKGGDIEILGVDEVKAKYEIEDPKQVIDFLAMMGDAVDNIPGLEGVGEKTAMKFLKEFGNIETLLANTDKLKGKLKEKVEASAERGILSKKLATIICDVPVEFHQEQYDLETPDFEKVKEVFDEIEFRRLYENLYRAFAPAPTETLVVSEVEVKQTPTGTEVKGQVMQLDLFANFEELDQATSTKSSIDHNDHLYQFINNPKAQKKLVDNLLQQKVVCFDTETTSLNELEAELVGMSFSYKKGLAYYIPLSEDRGEVLQTLEIFRPFFEKEEVLKVAHNLKFDYKILKQYDITVKGAMFDTMIAHYLLNPDGRHGMDYLSEVYLNYKPVSIETIIGKKGKNQGTFRDADLRTQTDYAAEDADVTFQLYELFAPQLKKENLEELFYNIEMPLMEVLAKMELAGISLDEKWLAQESVDLENDLRQLESKIFELSGEEFNMNSPKQLGEILFEKMQLDPKAKKTKTGQYATSEDVLQKLSSKHEIIAHILEYRTYQKLKSTYVDALPSQIAKEDNRVHTNFSQTTAATGRLASVNPNLQNIPIRTLRGQQIRGAFVSGEGKKIISADYSQIELRLIAEISGEDNMIKAFQDGEDIHASTAAKLFKIPLEEVSKTQRSQAKTVNFGIIYGQGAFALAEQTGLSRTEAKQMIEAYFETYPKLKEYMAEQVSKARQVGYVETILGRKRHLKDINSNNFVVRGHAERNAVNAPVQGSAADVVKLAMIKINRELEEQQLKTKMLLQVHDELVFESPADEIEAASALIKKEMESALKTQVPLLVEIGVGDNWLEAH